The Deltaproteobacteria bacterium genome has a segment encoding these proteins:
- a CDS encoding class I SAM-dependent methyltransferase: MAELLSDALESYIENHTRDVAPLFHELRTETYATMRSPGMQVGRVEGRVLQLLVRLVGARRVLELGMFTGYSALMMAEALPADGELITCDIDPKAEEMARRYFDKSPHGKKIHIRMGPALDTIRSLSGSLDFVFIDADKENYPAYWEALVPKVRQGGLLVADNVLWSGSIIDSADQKPSTVALRRFNEIVQADARVENVLMSVRDGMMVSRKL, from the coding sequence ATGGCCGAGCTCCTGAGCGACGCGCTGGAGTCGTACATCGAGAACCACACGCGCGACGTGGCGCCGCTGTTCCACGAGCTGCGCACCGAGACCTACGCCACGATGCGCTCTCCGGGCATGCAGGTGGGCCGCGTGGAAGGGCGCGTCCTGCAGCTCCTGGTGCGGCTGGTGGGCGCTCGGCGCGTCCTCGAGCTGGGGATGTTCACCGGCTACTCCGCGCTCATGATGGCCGAGGCCCTGCCCGCCGACGGCGAGCTCATCACCTGCGACATCGACCCCAAGGCCGAGGAGATGGCGCGCCGCTACTTCGACAAGAGCCCGCACGGAAAGAAGATCCACATCCGCATGGGCCCCGCGCTGGACACGATCCGCAGCCTGAGCGGCTCGCTCGACTTCGTCTTCATCGACGCCGACAAGGAGAACTACCCCGCGTACTGGGAAGCCCTCGTGCCCAAGGTGCGGCAGGGCGGCCTCCTCGTGGCCGACAACGTTCTCTGGAGCGGCAGCATCATCGACAGCGCGGACCAGAAGCCGAGCACGGTGGCGCTCCGAAGGTTCAACGAGATCGTCCAGGCCGACGCGCGGGTGGAGAACGTGCTCATGTCCGTGCGCGACGGGATGATGGTCTCGCGCAAGCTTTGA
- the truA gene encoding tRNA pseudouridine(38-40) synthase TruA, translated as MSEPAPPPADAKPGAAVLLTLEYDGTNYVGWQVQPNGPSIQAALERALAELQGAPVKAVAAGRTDAGVHALGQRASFTPTRVLPMRAYTHGLNGLLPQDIAVRAAELRPPGFDARRAARGKLYRYRIVLSGQRAPLTARFSWQLFRALDVPAMREAAGALIGTHDFSAFRAADCEAKTTTREMRRLDLLETLGELAIEVEATAFLKHMVRNIVGTLVEVGLGKRKPAEVSEVLASRDRNRAGRTAPPQGLTLVRVDYDPS; from the coding sequence ATGAGCGAGCCGGCGCCACCTCCCGCAGACGCAAAGCCCGGCGCCGCCGTCCTTCTCACCCTCGAATACGACGGCACCAACTACGTGGGCTGGCAGGTGCAGCCCAACGGTCCCTCCATCCAGGCCGCGCTCGAGCGCGCGCTCGCGGAGCTCCAGGGCGCGCCGGTGAAGGCGGTGGCCGCGGGCCGCACCGACGCCGGCGTCCACGCGCTCGGCCAGCGCGCGAGCTTCACCCCGACGCGCGTCCTGCCGATGCGCGCCTACACCCACGGCCTCAACGGGCTTCTCCCACAGGACATCGCCGTCCGCGCCGCCGAGCTCCGTCCGCCCGGCTTCGACGCCCGCCGCGCCGCGCGGGGCAAGCTCTACCGCTACCGCATCGTCCTTTCGGGCCAACGCGCGCCGCTCACCGCCCGCTTCTCCTGGCAGCTCTTTCGCGCGCTGGACGTGCCCGCAATGCGCGAGGCCGCTGGCGCGCTGATCGGCACCCACGACTTCTCCGCCTTCCGCGCCGCCGACTGCGAGGCAAAGACCACCACCCGCGAGATGCGCCGACTCGACCTTCTGGAGACACTGGGCGAGCTGGCCATCGAGGTCGAGGCCACGGCGTTCCTCAAGCACATGGTGCGCAACATCGTGGGCACGCTGGTGGAGGTCGGGCTCGGCAAACGCAAGCCCGCGGAAGTGTCCGAAGTCCTGGCCTCGCGCGACCGCAACCGCGCCGGCCGCACCGCGCCGCCCCAGGGGCTGACCCTGGTCCGCGTGGACTACGACCCCAGTTGA
- a CDS encoding FMN-binding protein encodes MKHFGFIALMLLALAPRAHAEGIYLTEAQLAQKLFPEAPQTHAGSLTLTDAELAQVSQRFGYRVEQRTYRALTVSNDTEIRGTLFILEVMGQNSPITFGVGVTKEGIIRGVEVMAYREPRGEEIRSPRFLRQLTGKSLHDRVALGVDVDAVSGATISSRSATFAARKALALASVLLARPAPQTLAKR; translated from the coding sequence ATGAAACATTTTGGTTTCATCGCGCTGATGCTCCTCGCGCTCGCGCCCCGCGCGCACGCCGAGGGCATCTACCTCACCGAAGCCCAGCTGGCGCAGAAGCTCTTCCCCGAGGCGCCCCAGACCCACGCCGGCAGCCTCACCCTCACCGACGCCGAGCTGGCGCAGGTCTCGCAGCGCTTCGGCTACCGGGTGGAGCAGCGCACCTACCGCGCGCTCACCGTGTCGAACGACACCGAGATCCGCGGCACGCTCTTCATCCTCGAGGTGATGGGCCAGAACTCGCCGATCACCTTCGGCGTGGGCGTCACGAAGGAAGGCATCATCCGCGGCGTGGAGGTCATGGCCTACCGCGAGCCGCGCGGCGAGGAGATCCGCAGCCCGCGCTTCCTGCGGCAGCTCACGGGCAAGAGCCTGCATGACAGGGTGGCCCTGGGCGTCGACGTGGACGCGGTGAGCGGCGCCACCATCAGCTCGCGCTCCGCCACCTTCGCCGCGCGCAAGGCGCTCGCGCTGGCCTCGGTGCTCCTCGCCCGGCCCGCGCCGCAGACGCTGGCCAAGCGCTAG